The following DNA comes from Anopheles coustani chromosome 2, idAnoCousDA_361_x.2, whole genome shotgun sequence.
ccaccaccaccggcggcGTTATGTACCCGCGTGATTGTTAAACGCAATTAGTGTGCCATTTTGTGGCGCTGGCACAATAAATAACGCCAAAGGTGACTGCAGACTGTGGGTTGTGGGGGAAGGTGGTTTTTTGTGACCGGGGGTCCAGAGAGAGCGTTCTGTCCCGGGAACAACGCGCCCGGAATGCATTCATATAATGTCTGTGTGTGGAAAGGTTCTAAATTCAGCAGCAACATCCTCACGAAGAGAGGCGACAAACACTCCTGTGATTAGCTGAAGTTTGCCATTCACACGCATTCGGTAGTAGTGTTGCTTCGAGTAAGAGTCGCTAGGGTCCGGTGGTAATTAGTTTATCGACAAAAACGAAGCTACACGCACCGGGAGAAGAGCTGATGCCATAGTGATTAGCTGTTGCAAAAGGAAGACGAATCGAAAGTATATTGAATTAATGAAAGGAGAAAACATGTCACCAATTTAAGAGAAgcaattgatttttttgttgtgtgagCCAAAGGACTGCATTGATTTCTAACTTTGCTTTGGGCTTTGTGTAGAAACACCGTTAAGATTCGTTTCTTATTGTAGCAAAAGTAGAACAATCCCAGAACAAAGTTTCATGTTTTTGAGAGATGAATCGAatgaaatattgttgaaaagcAGCTGCAATAAATCGGGAAACACAAATACCCGAATATTGGAACAAGATATTAATCAATTTCGAAAACCCAAAAATTTTCGGCGTAACATAATaattatgaaacaaaatataacTTATAATTTTGCTAGTTTTTACGCACTACCTTCTAATAGTGACCGTTTGTAACAAAACTCAAAATATCGCAACGATGTAGCTTGACTTTGGCATACATTCTGGCGCATTACACAGTTTCAAGTCATATAATGGAACCCTCGAATCAGTTGGTGGAATTTTTCAAATCGATACAAGAATAATTCAAGCCCATCCTGGAAGTTTGGAATAATGTTATGTTATCTAGGGTTCTGTAGAACCGTACAAGTGTCATGCTGTTGGTTTTCATTGCGTCAGCTTCGGGTCATACACTTTCAAATACGGGAGAAAAAAGCTAATGAAACTGAATTTTTACATTCTATTTACCTTTGATACTatctttttaataatttttaatcgACCGGATGAATGGATGATAATGTTTAACTGAccagatatttaaaaaaattagggTTTTTAGGGTTCAATAGAACCACATTATGGGGGTCCACGACAGggccggggctcaccatctcgacgacgtgggttcgaatcccaatcgaaaCCGaatcctcccctgtacgagagaagAACTACAGTATGATTGCAAACTTCCAGAGTCAGCTTGTATTATTCCTTTACCAATTTGAAATATTCTCTCAACTGATTCAAGTATTCCATTGTATGAAGCAAAACGCTGTACATGTAACGCAAGGGCAAGCTATTCTCTTTCATTATGAAACGTAATATTCGACTGTTttcaactaaacaaaaaaacaaatctctctCGGTTTTGCGTTCTTATGTTGCAAgacaaaacatttaaactactattcaaactttcaattaCTTACCGGGATCGGAATCAACATTTCTTTACGTCTAACTGGAAAcgaaatattgatttttgttttgcatattaTGTGTAGACAGGTAAACTTCAAGCCCGAGATGATTAAAACTTTAATCACCACGACCCAATTGTTGTGTTTTGCATTGTTCTCAAATCTTACCCAGCGTGGAAATGATTCCGTAAGGAATTGGTGTTCGGTTTGGATGCCTTAAACAATCATTCACCATCTTACGTTATTGccagtgtgtgtatgtgtctgtaTGATTATGCTACATTCGACCCATCCTTATTTTCGAAATGAAAGAAGACCATGAGAGTAAAATGGATTTTCGCAGTCAGGCCAGAAAAGGGCCCAGCCTTGCGACTGTGACTGATGGGCATTCCACAAAAGACTCCTTGGCTGACTCTGCCTTGGTCGACAAGAAAACCGGCTTTTTagtccttttttctctttttatgcgtcctgcgtgtgtgtggacTGCGGAATGAGTGATCCATTTCCCCGACCGGCATGACAGGACGGCATAGCCCGGCCTGGCCCTTTGGGGCTCGGAAATGCTCACCCCCCTTATTTCGTCCGTGACTTTGTCCACAGTAAATAAGGTGTCCTCACTTTGCCGCCATCATGTGTCCGTTTGAAGGAAACGTTCGTCACCCACAAGCGTATAAGCGTATAGATTTTCTCGTGATTTCCTTTCGTGTCGTTTGCATACTCCCCGTCTCGCAGTTGGAAGATGGGAGGTGGGGGAGGCACCCTGGGGATGGAATGATTTCCTTGTAAACATGTTGTTTtactttagttttgttttcctgttaTTAACATGACCCGCTCCCATAGTCGCTCCGTTTTCATTGGCTTTTCCCTTCCAGTCACGCatccttttccatttcccttcgTTCCCCCATGCACCTGGTAGTCGCGTTTACTTACGGTGTCCTTGTTTTATTCACTTTTCCTACCGTTCGTGTTCAATTGTTGCAAATTGTTgccgctgttgttgttgttcttgttgttCTTGTTGCTGTTCTCGTTGATGTTACTCGTTGCTGTtactgttgttgttattttactattgtgttctttttttcttcttccttttttcttacCCCTTCCCtacctctttctctctctcgtcCCGAACATCTTACACCACCTTGATCATCCCACCCGAATCGATTTGTGGGCTCTTTATCTTCCTgttttttccaccaaattATCTACGTATAGACTACACCTACACAGCCTAGATCTCGTATTTACGCATCGCCATAAGAGGAAGCAaaagaatcaaatcaaacagtTCTGTCGAGTGACGTGACGCCATAGGCAATAGGAGAAcataagcaaaaataaaaaccattctCGAGGTTCGGAACTCCACCCATCGATCCGCAgtttgcgcaaaaaaaaaagtggctAGCTGAGAACATTCCACACAAACTCTATCCACAATTCTTCTATTTCTTGCTCTCCCCGAACCTGAACAACAGATCCATCGAAGGCAAAAGGAGCAAACCAAAACGCAAGCAGTGACAAAGTGAAGAATCCCGAGAATGCAACAAGGACTGTAAAAGACCAACTGAACTTGGACGAAGCTGTTGACGGTGAATGTGTTACTGTtatattgttgttgttacttGAAATACCGGAAAAGGAAACCATCGGACACAGCGTGGGCCAAAGGCTACGAAACGAACTCGCACACCCCAAAACCAACCCAAACCAACGGAGAGAGCCCGAAAGACTCACGGCGACAAAGCGGGGATACACAATCACAAACGGTGGTGCCAGCTGGTGACGTTAGGACAAGTGATCTAAACTTCCGACGAGAAGTTACCGCACAGAAGCGTCTAAATATTGTCTGCAAGACAACCGAGACTTCACGAGAGAGTGAAGGCGCTCCCGGGCTGGTTGACTGAAGGTTGACTTTAAGATGAACACATTGAATCTGACATAATAACGCAAGCAATAGGCGAGATACGCACGAGAGCCAATCCACTGAAAGCTTCAACGAAAGCTCCCTGTGAAGTACCGAggcagtttttctttcctgtgGAAACATTCAAACTCGGAcggagaggaaagaaaagatacaaCGATCTTGGCTAGGTTCAGCAAAATCCTCTTCATTGATTTGCTCGCAGAAAAAGCAATAAGGCTTATTATTAAGCATCTTTAGTGCTATCTGGTGGATTCTTTTTTACGCGAGAGCAGAAAAACCACCTCCCACACGCTCCCGTTTCTCGTCCCGTCCTAGTCCCCCCTTCCCCCGCCCAAAGACTCGCAAGCATAGGACAGCCCGTCGCTGATTGTGCGGCCACACACTTTTCTCCGGCGCGAAGGTAAAAACCCCCCCGGCCTCAAGACGGATCCGTATCCGGCAGCGCTGCACAAAATGTCCATACCGAATCCGGCTGGACAGCTCGACGGGGCCCTGGCGGCTCCGAAGTACGGCACCCTCATACCGAACCGGGTGTTCGTCGGTGGCATCAGGtaagtgttgttgtttttctttttgttctgtttctgttttcccaCGGCTGTTGCCGGTGTTCCGGtgttccggttccggtgcgTCCGTGTTTCCTTTCGCCTTTCGCgttcggtttttatttctttctattGTTTTGTTCACTGGTTGAATTCGTTACTGCGTGTAACCCCGGTGTTCCTTACCCATTGACACACCAGAGGGGGATACACCttacatttattttgtgtTCAGTTCGTCTTTGTACATTCGAGTTCATTGCAGTTTTGCaggtttttattcaatttttaaacatcCAAACGGAGCGAAACCTTTAACTCCGATTGCTTTCGCATAACGCTGTTTGTTTCCGTTCTCATTTCGCGATAGTTGCGTGTATTAAGGCACCATTAGTTACAAAATTGTTGCATTTTAAATAGACCTTGTAAACCCAACACTGGCATCATTAATAAAGACGCTCCGGCATTTTATCCCGCTGTTGCGGCGATAAGCATTGTCTTGGGcaagaaaatggaagaaatatATAACCTTTTTGCCAGGTTATTTCATCTGTATTGCATATAATTTTATCAACTTCATATCGATGAAAATTGGGAAAAGGAACGAGTTgtggattgtgtgtgtgtgtgtgtgtatcgtaCTGTGATAGAAAAGAAATACTGCAACACAATCGTTCTTCTCTCGGTATTTCTTCAATCCACAGTGGCGACACGACGGAGGCGGAACTGTGCCGTCTATTTTCATCGTACGGTAACGTCAAGTCGACGAAGATCATCGTGGATCGGGCCGGTGTCAGCAAAGGCTACGGGTTCGTGACGTTCGAGACGGAGCACGAAGCACAGAAGCTACAGAACGATGTGAGtgaggttgaaaaattgtttgttgctttttcgCTACAATAATTTATACGATTTTCTTCCACAATTCCACCGATCGCTGCGTTGGGTTTTGCTCCGACCGCTTCCCGCCTACTAGTGTGACTGCATCGTCCTGCGGGACCGGAAGCTCAACATTGCGCCGGCCATCAAGAAGCAGACGATCTGCGCCACGAACGGCGCCGTTTACTATGCCGCCACCCCGCCAACACCCGCCATCAACAATATTCCGATCGAGCAGTTCGCCACGGTCTACCCGCCAGGTGTGCCAACCATGTACCCTCCGACGTTGCCGTATCAGCCGTTCTATCAGTACTACAGTGTGCCAATGGTAAGTAAGCTGACCCGTGCTGGCAGGAGGAGCATCCTCTTGCGAGATATGCTCGTTTTTTGTggaagcaaatttatcttattcgccgttctttttccttcctattGGTCCCCAATGCTTTCCCCCCACAGAACGTGCCCACCATCTGGCCTCAGAATTACCAAGGTGAGTAAAGTGCACGGAGAGAGCCGTCTTACCTGTAAACACCATGTTACTTTACAACAACAGAACCCgtttgaataatttcaatcaaatttcaaCTCATTGTGTACCATCGTGGTCAATTTAACCGCTCAGATTCAA
Coding sequences within:
- the LOC131262032 gene encoding protein boule isoform X1, which gives rise to MSIPNPAGQLDGALAAPKYGTLIPNRVFVGGISGDTTEAELCRLFSSYGNVKSTKIIVDRAGVSKGYGFVTFETEHEAQKLQNDCDCIVLRDRKLNIAPAIKKQTICATNGAVYYAATPPTPAINNIPIEQFATVYPPGVPTMYPPTLPYQPFYQYYSVPMVPNAFPPQNVPTIWPQNYQGIYPC
- the LOC131262032 gene encoding protein boule isoform X2; its protein translation is MSIPNPAGQLDGALAAPKYGTLIPNRVFVGGISGDTTEAELCRLFSSYGNVKSTKIIVDRAGVSKGYGFVTFETEHEAQKLQNDVSECDCIVLRDRKLNIAPAIKKQTICATNGAVYYAATPPTPAINNIPIEQFATVYPPGVPTMYPPTLPYQPFYQYYSVPMNVPTIWPQNYQGIYPC